A window of the Apostichopus japonicus isolate 1M-3 chromosome 8, ASM3797524v1, whole genome shotgun sequence genome harbors these coding sequences:
- the LOC139971848 gene encoding symplekin-like → MSSKSRKPVSFKIKTTDGKEKEKPKSVASQFFEEADTAGEMDGQNLAETVVDLINQAQLYTKDNLKIENLKKVQELVIYKEPALLDNFLDEVIQFQQDRSTDVRKFVLGFIDEACIHDPQLIPSVVPHVSMVVGNPSEHVAVIKKAILCTSQLTRTALKWLAPIKTITDEMEGCWMTLVDMRERIKIMLDSENDGIRTHAIKFAESLVIAFSEKTSDSEVSKRNENDFSLDQVSDDHPLIKKGEVQSESKVLCEALRSLLITPSITSVNLMACLGSLSNIARQRPGYMPKVIQSFETLHVNLPPTLAKSQVSSVRKHMKMQLLILLKHPGALEVVSNVSTLLADLGTPDAEIKKHLPKAAENLKRSRPDEEDKNDRGKKKQKKEKQLLPEEDDEGADNKADKSTSVKRTVKTTAVDLLAEELRPLLENGENVANLVLISMVSLPDMMPPQFQSAYTPIAAAGTDSQVKHLARMMANQFSAVGIKPKNEEALKVLEQEEEEDKAVPAASVEPESSTVKGGIPVVGGQQASEVSTTRKPLRQTPVIIPTGPRRITKFKLTDVTLPLETSVSDAAFLSCINRIIKSKKYAQSGGAAAKRIKILSGLAAQFGGNSVQALMQYLMEDLRGNIDLAVSWLYQEYSKSQGYMLQIQDMEENCYNDLLCSFLGSLQKRADQRDGLFYRLVMESPVHTPESIKVIRSFCEDEVHFYAGMHALRELILKRPSMIIRYLQELLELTYHERTEVRSQAIQYVKRLYEREDLKEVIQDFAKQSLGYLLNEKPPLAVIQQLSLDLKAKAAQEGWFEDLIKLCLYLFLALLPVNHKLIHELGVVYVGAPATSKRTVLRVLETPVRGMGMDSPELLLLVENCPKGAETLVTRMLHILTDKAPPTPELVKRVRDLYQKRVSDVRFLIPVLIGLDKKEVVAALPKLIKLNPIVVKEVFHRLLLSHQGDNSVGQSPLSPAELLIALHNIDHTKCDMKSIIKATSLCFNEKNIYTQEVLAVVIQKLMEQTPLPTLLMRTVIQSLAMYPRLSGFVMNILQRLIVKQVWKQPKVWEGFVKCCERTKPQSFNVLIQLPPVHLNAVFDMSQGMREELLEHVKSFTPHQQAHIPRATMKLLETDPVVEAAERQRLERIRAEEATRKALEEKWLGEEQEAKKKLREAESLKRKEEEEKRKLEEEKLIAKRDIEKELQIIEKMKEETKPIISVDSASVSQIGVVGGGGAPTSSSPPPVEATESETTTNITPEKTESTEQGGRVTRSSSRLQAKNK, encoded by the exons ATGTCGTCCAAAAGCCGCAAACCAGTGTCTTTTAAGATAAAGACAACtgatggaaaagaaaaagaaaaaccaaagTCCGTTGCTTCACAGTTTTTTGAAGAAGCGGATACCGCAGGGGAAATGGATGGGCAAAATTTAGCTGAAACG gtgGTGGATCTCATCAACCAGGCTCAACTCTACACAAAGGATAATctgaaaatagaaaatttgAAGAAGGTTCAAGAATTAGTCATCTACAAAGAACCAGCCCTTCTGGATAACTTTTTGGAT GAAGTTATTCAGTTTCAGCAAGACAGATCCACAGATGTCAGGAAGTTTGTTCTAGGTTTCATTGATGAAGCTTG TATTCATGATCCGCAATTGATTCCCAGTGTGGTCCCTCACGTCAGCATGGTGGTTGGAAATCCATCTGAGCATGTAGCTGTCATCAAGAAAGCTATCCTCTGTACCTCTCAGCTGACAAGAACCGCCCTCAAG TGGTTGGCTCCAATAAAGACAATTACCGATGAGATGGAGGGCTGTTGGATGACTTTAGTGGACATGAGAGAGAGGATAAAAATAATGCTGGATTCAGAAAATGATGG AATTCGTACTCACGCTATCAAATTTGCAGAATCACTGGTCATAGCCTTTTCAGAGAAGACGTCGGACTCTGAAGTCAGCAAAAGAAATGAGAATGACTTTTCGTTAGATCAG GTGAGCGACGACCACCCATTGATCAAGAAAGGTGAAGTGCAATCCGAGAGCAAAGTGCTGTGTGAAGCTCTGAGAAGCCTCCTTATTACACCTAGTATAACAAG TGTTAACCTGATGGCCTGTCTTGGATCGTTGTCCAACATAGCTCGACAGAGACCAGGCTATATGCCAAAGGTGATACAATCATTTGAGACCCTCCATG TCAATCTACCTCCTACTCTTGCCAAATCTCAAGTCAGCAGTGTCAGGAAGCATATGAAG ATGCAGTTACTGATCCTCTTGAAACATCCCGGGGCCTTGGAAGTTGTATCCAATGTCTCCACTCTCTTAGCTGACCTTGGAACTCCCGACGCTGAG ATTAAGAAGCATCTACCGAAGGCAGCAGAGAACTTGAAAAGATCTCGACCAGATGAAGAGGATAAGAACGACAGAGgaaagaagaaacagaagaag GAGAAGCAACTATTGCCGGAGGAGGATGACGAAGGCGCAGATAACAAAGCGGATAAGTCGACCAGCGTCAAGAGAACTGTGAAAACGACGGCAGTTGATTTACTGGCAGAGGAACTGAGGCCGCTGCTGGAGAATGGAGAAAATGTAGCCAACCTGGTACTCATTAGTATG GTTTCTCTACCGGATATGATGCCCCCTCAGTTCCAGTCAGCTTACACACCGATAGCAGCCGCGGGGACAGACAGCCAAGTCAAGCATCTAGCTCGGATGATGGCGAATCAGTTTTCAGCTGTGGGAATCAAACCAAAGAACGAAGAG GCCCTGAAGGTGCTAGAgcaggaggaagaagaagacaaaGCAGTCCCTGCTGCTTCTGTGGAACCTGAGAGCAGCACCGTCAAAGGAGGAATACCAGTGGTAGGAG GGCAACAAGCATCAGAAGTATCGACGACCAGAAAGCCCTTGCGTCAGACGCCAGTTATCATACCTACCGGACCGAGAAGAATCACAAAATTCAAGCTCACGGACGTAACTCTACCTTTAGAAACTTCAGTCAGTGATGCGGCATTCCTGTCTTGTATCAACAGGATCATCAAGTCTAAAA AATATGCTCAGAGTGGAGGAGCCGCTGCCAAGAGAATCAAAATATTGTCCGGTCTGGCCGCACAGTTTGGGGGAAACAGCGTCCAAG CTTTGATGCAGTATCTAATGGAGGATCTCCGTGGCAACATAGATTTAGCTGTATCGTGGCTTTACCAGGAGTACAGTAAGAGTCAAGGTTACATGCTACAGATTCAAGATATGGAGGAAAACTGTTACAACGATCTACTGTGTTCATTTCTCGGTAGTCTGCAGAAGAGAGCGGATCAAAGAGATGG CCTCTTCTACCGGCTGGTTATGGAGTCGCCTGTTCATACTCCAGAATCCATCAAAGTCATTCGATCATTTTGTGAGGATGAA GTTCATTTCTATGCTGGAATGCATGCATTGAGAGAGTTGATACTGAAGCGGCCATCCATGATCATACGATACCTCCAGGAACTGTTGGAGCTCACGTATCACGAGAGAACCGAGGTCCGTTCCCAGGCTATTCAGTACGTCAAGAGACTTTACGAGAGAGAAGACCTCAAGGAAGTCATACAG gATTTTGCTAAGCAGAGTCTTGGTTACCTGTTGAATGAGAAGCCACCGTTGGCCGTTATTCAGCAGCTGAGTTTGGACCTCAAGGCCAAAGCCGCTCAGGAAGGATGGTTTGAAGACTTAATCAAACTCTGTCTCTATCTCTTCCTGGCACTCCTCCCCGTCAATCATAAACTTATTCATGA GCTTGGAGTTGTCTATGTCGGTGCTCCTGCTACATCAAAGAGAACCGTACTCAGGGTCTTGGAAACCCCA GTTAGGGGGATGGGAATGGACTCCCCTGAACTTCTTCTTCTGGTGGAGAACTGTCCGAAAGGAGCGGAGACCTTGGTCACCAGAATGTTGCACATACTCACAGATAAAG CACCTCCAACACCAGAATTAGTCAAGAGAGTACGAGATCTCTACCAAAAGAGGGTTTCAGATGTTCGCTTCCTGATACCGGTACTCATTGGTCTAGACAAG AAAGAAGTCGTAGCTGCCTTACCTAAGTTAATCAAACTGAATCCAATTGTAGTCAAGGAAGTCTTCCATAGGTTGTTGTTGAGTCATCAAGGAGACAACAGCGTCGGCCAGAGCCCTCTCAGCCCTGCAGAACTCCTGATAGCTTTACATAACATCGACCACACTAAATGTGACATGAAGTCTATCATCAAAG CTACCTCACTCTGCTTCaatgaaaagaatatttatACTCAGGAGGTCTTGGCCGTCGTGATTCAGAAACTAATGGAACAGACACCCCTCCCGACCCTCCTCATGAGGACCGTGATCCAGTCTCTGGCCATGTACCCTCGCCTCAGCGGCTTTGTCATGAATATCCTACAGAGACTGATCGTGAAACAGGTCTGGAAGCAACCCAAAGTCTGGGAAGGCTTCGTCAAGTGCTGCGAG AGAACCAAACCGCAGTCATTCAATGTATTGATTCAGCTACCTCCAGTTCACCTCAATGCAGTCTTTGACATGAGTCAGGGGATGAGGGAAGAACTCCTAGAACATGTCAAGTCATTCACCCCTCACCAG CAAGCACACATTCCGAGAGCCACCATGAAACTGCTGGAGACCGATCCAGTCGTGGAGGCAGCCGAGAGGCAGAGGCTGGAGAGGATACGGGCGGAGGAAGCGACCCGGAAGGCTCTGGAGGAAAAATGGCTGGGAGAAGAGCAAGAAGCGAAGAAGAAATTAAGGGAAGCAGAGAGTCTCAAGaggaaagaggaggaggagaaacgAAAACTTGAAGAGGAGAAGTTAATCGCCAAACGGGATATAGAAAAAGAACTGCAAATAATagagaaaatgaaagaagagaCCAAGCCCATAATTTCTGTAGATTCTGCAAGTGTTTCACAGATAGGGGTGGTTGGGGGCGGAGGTGCCCCCACCTCCAGCAGTCCTCCACCAGTGGAGGCCACCGAATCAGAAACAACCACAAACATTACACCAGAAAAGACAGAATCGACAGAGCAAGGTGGAAGGGTGACTAGATCAAGCTCTCGGTTACAAGCTAAGAACAAATGA
- the LOC139971849 gene encoding protein dpy-30 homolog, whose product MSEEQPAQPTEPPAAPAAPAAPASEPQPQAVVQEAETPQNPHAEHGLTDNIQKIVSTEKAQVDSDPKPKVELQSLPTRQYLDNTVVPILLQAMSALAKERPPNPIEYLAAYLLKNKDQFESKS is encoded by the exons ATGTCAGAAG aACAACCTGCCCAACCAACTGAGCCTCCAGCAGCCCCAGCAGCACCAGCAGCTCCAGCTTCTGAGCCACAA CCTCAAGCTGTTGTTCAAGAAGCAGAGACACCTCAAAATCCACACGCAGAACATGGCCTCACAGACAACATACAGAAAATAGTCAGCACAGAGAAAGCCCAAGTCGACAGTGATCCAAAGCCAAAAGTGGAGTTACAGTCACTGCCCACTCGACAGTATCTTGATAACACAGTAGTTCCTATTCTCCTCCAAGCAATGTCCGCTCTGGCTAAAGAAAG ACCTCCAAATCCAATCGAATACTTGGCCGCCTATCTGCTAAAGAACAAAGACCAATTTGAAAGCAAGAGTTAA